Proteins co-encoded in one Gouania willdenowi chromosome 1, fGouWil2.1, whole genome shotgun sequence genomic window:
- the fam193a gene encoding protein FAM193A isoform X2, with product MSPTDAKRGAKRRKNKRGGGSSCSAVCNTTGNKAGVSSATPASMVGFLTPGGAGSGTIGSSTDLNGEVKSTTNVAPQFTEGPVNADFSGVLQTPFTFGLNQRAPYTAGDRCLLCRCERKDNVVPSETGISGQSGTTQPAKAPSALQLPLWVCWDCRRTVEKEDRHTTFEQSLGSQDFLLHMPVGNRNLCQESTSADRLSSATPTLPMLPAPDLTTPMPANAACSCEACNERREISAESERESQQLQNHWSEVRYLVRCIYRQTGTPLADDHDQPLERDKEGMKELVDRLCEKDPYQLYQRLEQQAREYVLEMKVRLLKHLSAGSKATGPTGSVDAAQGPPQAQHFISLLLEEYNALCQAARTISSFLLTLENEHLQKFQVTWELHNKHLFESLVFSEPILHSTLSAQLKHGTASHDSYNKNTYKTLLESYQQLHQEMASVAAEWLECEKRIDDYVHEQLLFKVDTQTLPNHRTEPHKSLISKNKKQQILKEDWEFFKQRRFLEEQPPNSKKSPSGDNSFTDTMRMLSSRLNIPDCPNCNYRRRCTCDDCSLSHILTCGIMDSPIAEDLHIKLPLQGEAPRDYLAEVHPPSLSSGSSVSGSNSSSPITIQQHPRLILPDGDTNTFISDDDEVPPLSSKFGDIYPMSAYENSNVVSAAVNGLHNNLNGEGESVSLQAGSPRVTSSSSSSEGDEEEANGDAGGEPPGQQKVLSSGNTNSPPPSYNHQQAEQIPHACECHVCNKDPSASSLPSSKLHTTPPPTIGHQFFTDSKAPSTHPALHLYPHIHGHLPLHNFSRPLLHPTLYPPSPPLTHNKPLPPNPTSNHSPAKQSGFNPSLPEHVYQNCFGNQGGSGDWNNSLQCLSLKFENLLDAAMMKSWNPSVLLPESLPGDMLGPPIADVPLPPTSSLCSQGEYPSLPTPIPTCPSSSMSSSLSSSSSSSCCSSEAKEQKKNSAKKKCLYNFQDAFMETNRVVMATSASTSSVSCTATTVQSSNNPPIHLASKRPNSLDDVFHSLGKDAHRQPPPSIPRNVSAGLSSLPPLSGPVLPPASPAHLSTMGSLPFPQMATPPPDFVESHQGLCLPPAEPPASSVDAPVSAPPSICSDPDCEGHRCEGNGAYEHQPYDVEDSQDEDSCSEHSSSTSTSTNQKEGKYCDCCYCEFFGHGGPPAAPTSRNYAEMREKLRLRLTKRKEEQPKREEQPPVMERDTGVEDHRRVEDLLQYINSANSKPASSSRAAKRARHKQKKMEEKARLEAEAREREEQQFLEEQQRRRRREEEEAALTELLRLQELQQLCLTKKKKKEKAKENTAPPQNNPQPLKQTAQNVLDNLHNGKSHLLQTLICLPQQKEPKLDPAPRPSLRHIPKHTTEKAFPTDTFCSHATLHNCTSTHSLEVGGKVKPKQSNKAALCEAAKRKAPELPMSSDLTAKLTNGTTAVTAVDTKATQSRCAEALASLPATELQKDECNNHHRSASGKRQQQQQPPPQLKEDRPSHVGSNPSPSPPPPPPVSQSEQNQQNGKPPSESPQPKGKPKKSKKKKGDKQNNSIDDVFLPKDIDLDSTEMDETEREVEYFKRFCLDSARQTRQRLSINWSNFSLKKATYAAH from the exons ATGAGTCCAACCGATGCTAAACGGGGGGCTAAACGCAGGAAGAACAAGCGGGGCGGTGGCAGTAGCTGCAGTGCTGTCTGCAACACCACCGGTAACAAGGCCGGGGTTTCCTCCGCCACACCTGCCTCTATGGTCGGCTTCCTAACACCCGGGGGTGCAGGCAGCGGGACCATAGGCTCCTCCACGGACCTGAACGGAGAG GTTAAATCCACCACCAATGTTGCACCACAGTTTACAGAAGGACCAGTGAATGCGGACTTCTCCGGAGTCCTTCAG ACCCCATTCACCTTTGGTCTCAACCAACGAGCGCCCTACACCGCTGGAGATCGCTGTCTGTTGTGTCGGTGTGAACGCAAAGACAATGTCGTGCCTTCGGAGACAGGCATCTCAGGGCAGAGTGGGACAACACAGCCTGCCAAGGCCCCCAGTGCCCTCCAGCTGCCTCTGTGGGTCTGCTGGGACTGTCGGCGCACAGTGGAGAAGGAGGACCGACACACAACGTTTGAGCAGTCATTAGGG AGTCAGGACTTTCTTTTGCACATGCCTGTGGGGAACAGAAACCTGTGCCAGGAGTCAACATCTGCAGACAGACTGAGCAGTGCAACGCCCACATTACCCATGCTCCCTGCCCCCGACCTCACCACACCGATGCCTGCAAACGCAGCGTGCAGCTGTGAAGCCTGCAATGAGAGACG TGAGATCTCTGCAGAGTCTGAGAGGGAGTCCCAGCAGCTACAGAACCATTGGTCGGAGGTCCGGTATTTGGTGCGCTGCATCTACCGCCAGACAGGAACACCACTGGCAGACGACCATGACCAACCTCTAGAGAGAGACAAAGAAGGCATGAAGGAGCTGGTGGACAG ACTGTGTGAGAAGGACCCCTATCAGCTTTACCAACGGTTGGAGCAGCAGGCTCGAGAGTACGTGTTAGAAATGAAGGTGCGGTTACTGAAGCACCTATCTGCTGGCTCCAAAGCCACGGGACCAACAGGGAGCGTGGATGCAGCCCAGGGTCCTCCTCAGGCCCAGCATTTCATCTCGCTCCTACTCGAGGAATACAACGCCCTGTGTCAGGCTGCTCGGactatcagcagcttcctgctcACCCTG GAGAATGAGCACCTCCAGAAGTTTCAGGTGACTTGGGAGCTGCACAACAAGCACCTTTTTGAGAGTCTGGTCTTCTCAGAACCGATTCTACACAGCACCCTCTCTGCACAGCTGAA ACATGGAACGGCATCCCACGATtcctacaataaaaacacatataagACCCTGTTGGAGAGCTACCAGCAGCTGCATCAGGAGATGGCTTCTGTGGCCGCTGAGTGGCTGGAATGTGAGAAGAGGATAGACGATTACGTACATGAACAG CTGCTTTTTAAAGTGGACACTCAAACGCTCCCCAACCATAGAACAGAGCCACACAAATCCTTGATTAGCAAAAAT AAAAAGCAACAGATACTGAAGGAGGACTGGGAGTTCTTTAAGCAGAGAAGGTTTTTAGAGGAACAG CCCCCTAACAGTAAGAAATCCCCATCTGGAGATAACTCCTTCACAGACACAATGAGGATGCTCTCATCACGCCTGAATATTCCAGACTGTCCAAACTGCAACTACAGACGGAG GTGCACATGTGATGACTGTAGCCTCTCACATATTCTGACTTGTGGCATCATGGACTCGCCCATAGCTGAGGACCTCCACATAAAGCTTCCCTTGCAAGGAGAAGCCCCCCGGGACTATCTAGCAGAAGTTCACCCCCCAAGCCTCTCCTCAGGCAGCTCAGTATCAGGCTCTAACTCCAGTTCTCCCATCACCATTCAGCAGCATCCAAGGCTCATTCTGCCTGACGGGGATACCAACACTTT TATCAGTGATGATGACGAAGTGCCTCCGTTGTCTAGTAAGTTTGGGGATATATACCCTATGAGCGCCTATGAGAATAGCAACGTGGTGAGTGCAGCTGTCAACGGGCTCCACAACAACCTCAATGGAGAAGGAGAAAGTGTGTCACTGCAGGCCGGG TCTCCTCGCGTTACCAGCAGCAGTAGTTCATCAGAGGGTGACGAGGAGGAAGCTAATGGCGACGCGGGCGGGGAACCCCCAGGGCAGCAAAAAGTGCTTTCCTCAGGAAATACTAACAGCCCTCCACCCTCCTACAACCATCAACAG GCAGAACAGATCCCGCATGCCTGTGAATGCCACGTGTGCAACAAGGACCCGAGCGCCTCCAGTCTGCCCTCCAGCAAGCTTCACACCACCCCACCTCCCACCATTGGACACCAGTTCTTCACAGACAGCAAGGCTCCCTCCACACACCCCGCTCTCCATCTGTACCCTCACATCCACGGTCACCTTCCTTTACACAACTTCTCACGGCCCCTGCTGCACCCCACACTCTACCCACCAAGCCCCCCTCTCACTCACAACAAG cCTCTGCCTCCAAATCCAACATCAAACCACTCTCCAGCCAAACAGTCGGGTTTCAACCCATCGTTACCAGAGCATGTTTACCAGAACTGCTTTGGGAATCAAGGCGGATCAGGGGACTGGAACAACTCCCTGCAGTGTCTCTCACTCAAGTTCGAGAATTTGTTGGATGCTGCAATGATGAAGAGCTGGAATCCATCTGTGCTACTGCCTGAATCCTTACCCG GCGACATGCTTGGACCCCCCATTGCAGACGTGCCCCTTCCTCCCACATCATCTCTCTGCTCCCAAGGGGAATACCCCTCCTTACCCACTCCCATCCCCACGTGCCCATCGTCATCAATGTCATCCTCTTTGTCATCGTCATCATCGTCGTCGTGCTGCTCTTCAGAAGCCAAAGAGCAGAAGAAGAATAGCGCCAAGAAGAAGTGTCTCTACAATTTCCAGGATGCCTTCATGGAGACCAACCGTGTGGTGATGGCCACCTCCGCTTCCACCTCCTCCGTGTCCTGCACTGCTACCACTGTCCAGTCAAGTAATAACCCACCCATCCACCTTGCATCTAAAAGACCCAACTCCCTAG ATGACGTGTTTCACAGTTTAGGTAAAGATGCTCACAGACAACCTCCCCCCAGCATCCCTCGAAACGTTTCTGCAGGACTTTCCTCCCTTCCTCCACTCTCTGGCCCAGTGCTGCCTCCAGCCTCCCCAGCACACCTCTCTACAATGGGCTCCCTGCCCTTCCCACAGATGGCCACTCCGCCCCCAGACTTTGTGGAATCCCATCAGGGTCTGTGCCTCCCACCTGCTGAACCTCCAGCCTCATCTGTGGATGCTCCCGTCAGTGCCCCTCCCAGCATCTGCAG CGATCCTGACTGTGAAGGCCATCGGTGTGAAGGGAACGGGGCGTACGAGCATCAACCATACGATGTGGAGGACAGTCAGGATGAGGACAGCTGTTCTGAGCACagctcctccacctccacctccaccaatCAGAAAGAAGGAAAGTACTGTGACTGCTGCTACTGTGAATTCTTCGGTCATGGTGGG CCTCCGGCTGCTCCCACAAGTAGGAACTATGCAGAGATGCGGGAAAAGCTGCGCTTACGTCTGACGAAACGGAAGGAGGAACAGCCAAAGCGTGAGGAGCAGCCGCCGGTGATGGAGAGAGATACGGGGGTGGAGGACCACAGGCGGGTGGAGGACCTCTTACAATACATCAACAGCGCCAACAGCAAACCCGCTTCCAGTTCAAGGGCAGCAAAACGAGCCCGACATAAACAGAAGAAG ATGGAGGAGAAGGCACGTCTGGAGGCGGAAGCCCGGGAACGAGAGGAGCAGCAGTTCCTGGAGGAGCAGCAAAGGCGACGACGACGGGAAGAAGAGGAGGCGGCCCTTACTGAGCTGCTTCGGCTGCAGGAGCTGCAGCAACTATGCCttaccaaaaagaaaaagaaagagaaagcgAAGGAGAACACAGCTCCACCTCAAAATAACCCACAACCCCTCAAACAGACAGCTCAGAACGTCCTAGATAATCTGCATAATGGAAAGTCCCACCTGCTTCAAACCCTCATCTGCCTCCCACAACAGAAGGAGCCCAAACTGGATCCTGCACCTCGGCCTAGTTTGCGACACATCCCAAAACACACCACTGAAAAAGCATTTCCCACCGACACCTTCTGCTCCCATGCCACGCTCCACAACTGCACCTCGACACACTCACTGGAAGTCGGGGGCAAAGTTAAACCCAAGCAGTCCAATAAGGCGGCTTTGTGTGAAGCTGCTAAGAGGAAAGCCCCCGAGTTACCCATGAGCTCTGACCTTACCGCTAAGCTAACAAACGGCACCACTGCTGTCACTGCAGTGGACACCAAAGCAACACAAAGCAGGTGTGCAGAGGCTTTAGCATCACTTCCTGCTACTGAGCTCCAGAAGGACGAATGCAACAACCACCACCGCAGTGCCAGTGGGAAaagacagcagcagcaacagcctCCGCCCCAACTCAAGGAGGACAGGCCGAGTCATGTGGGCTCAAACCCTTCCccgtctcctcctcctcctcctcctgtctcCCAGTCTGAGCAA
- the fam193a gene encoding protein FAM193A isoform X1 encodes MSPTDAKRGAKRRKNKRGGGSSCSAVCNTTGNKAGVSSATPASMVGFLTPGGAGSGTIGSSTDLNGEVKSTTNVAPQFTEGPVNADFSGVLQTPFTFGLNQRAPYTAGDRCLLCRCERKDNVVPSETGISGQSGTTQPAKAPSALQLPLWVCWDCRRTVEKEDRHTTFEQSLGSQDFLLHMPVGNRNLCQESTSADRLSSATPTLPMLPAPDLTTPMPANAACSCEACNERREISAESERESQQLQNHWSEVRYLVRCIYRQTGTPLADDHDQPLERDKEGMKELVDRLCEKDPYQLYQRLEQQAREYVLEMKVRLLKHLSAGSKATGPTGSVDAAQGPPQAQHFISLLLEEYNALCQAARTISSFLLTLENEHLQKFQVTWELHNKHLFESLVFSEPILHSTLSAQLKHGTASHDSYNKNTYKTLLESYQQLHQEMASVAAEWLECEKRIDDYVHEQLLFKVDTQTLPNHRTEPHKSLISKNKKQQILKEDWEFFKQRRFLEEQPPNSKKSPSGDNSFTDTMRMLSSRLNIPDCPNCNYRRRCTCDDCSLSHILTCGIMDSPIAEDLHIKLPLQGEAPRDYLAEVHPPSLSSGSSVSGSNSSSPITIQQHPRLILPDGDTNTFISDDDEVPPLSSKFGDIYPMSAYENSNVVSAAVNGLHNNLNGEGESVSLQAGSPRVTSSSSSSEGDEEEANGDAGGEPPGQQKVLSSGNTNSPPPSYNHQQAEQIPHACECHVCNKDPSASSLPSSKLHTTPPPTIGHQFFTDSKAPSTHPALHLYPHIHGHLPLHNFSRPLLHPTLYPPSPPLTHNKPLPPNPTSNHSPAKQSGFNPSLPEHVYQNCFGNQGGSGDWNNSLQCLSLKFENLLDAAMMKSWNPSVLLPESLPVIPTGDMLGPPIADVPLPPTSSLCSQGEYPSLPTPIPTCPSSSMSSSLSSSSSSSCCSSEAKEQKKNSAKKKCLYNFQDAFMETNRVVMATSASTSSVSCTATTVQSSNNPPIHLASKRPNSLDDVFHSLGKDAHRQPPPSIPRNVSAGLSSLPPLSGPVLPPASPAHLSTMGSLPFPQMATPPPDFVESHQGLCLPPAEPPASSVDAPVSAPPSICSDPDCEGHRCEGNGAYEHQPYDVEDSQDEDSCSEHSSSTSTSTNQKEGKYCDCCYCEFFGHGGPPAAPTSRNYAEMREKLRLRLTKRKEEQPKREEQPPVMERDTGVEDHRRVEDLLQYINSANSKPASSSRAAKRARHKQKKMEEKARLEAEAREREEQQFLEEQQRRRRREEEEAALTELLRLQELQQLCLTKKKKKEKAKENTAPPQNNPQPLKQTAQNVLDNLHNGKSHLLQTLICLPQQKEPKLDPAPRPSLRHIPKHTTEKAFPTDTFCSHATLHNCTSTHSLEVGGKVKPKQSNKAALCEAAKRKAPELPMSSDLTAKLTNGTTAVTAVDTKATQSRCAEALASLPATELQKDECNNHHRSASGKRQQQQQPPPQLKEDRPSHVGSNPSPSPPPPPPVSQSEQNQQNGKPPSESPQPKGKPKKSKKKKGDKQNNSIDDVFLPKDIDLDSTEMDETEREVEYFKRFCLDSARQTRQRLSINWSNFSLKKATYAAH; translated from the exons ATGAGTCCAACCGATGCTAAACGGGGGGCTAAACGCAGGAAGAACAAGCGGGGCGGTGGCAGTAGCTGCAGTGCTGTCTGCAACACCACCGGTAACAAGGCCGGGGTTTCCTCCGCCACACCTGCCTCTATGGTCGGCTTCCTAACACCCGGGGGTGCAGGCAGCGGGACCATAGGCTCCTCCACGGACCTGAACGGAGAG GTTAAATCCACCACCAATGTTGCACCACAGTTTACAGAAGGACCAGTGAATGCGGACTTCTCCGGAGTCCTTCAG ACCCCATTCACCTTTGGTCTCAACCAACGAGCGCCCTACACCGCTGGAGATCGCTGTCTGTTGTGTCGGTGTGAACGCAAAGACAATGTCGTGCCTTCGGAGACAGGCATCTCAGGGCAGAGTGGGACAACACAGCCTGCCAAGGCCCCCAGTGCCCTCCAGCTGCCTCTGTGGGTCTGCTGGGACTGTCGGCGCACAGTGGAGAAGGAGGACCGACACACAACGTTTGAGCAGTCATTAGGG AGTCAGGACTTTCTTTTGCACATGCCTGTGGGGAACAGAAACCTGTGCCAGGAGTCAACATCTGCAGACAGACTGAGCAGTGCAACGCCCACATTACCCATGCTCCCTGCCCCCGACCTCACCACACCGATGCCTGCAAACGCAGCGTGCAGCTGTGAAGCCTGCAATGAGAGACG TGAGATCTCTGCAGAGTCTGAGAGGGAGTCCCAGCAGCTACAGAACCATTGGTCGGAGGTCCGGTATTTGGTGCGCTGCATCTACCGCCAGACAGGAACACCACTGGCAGACGACCATGACCAACCTCTAGAGAGAGACAAAGAAGGCATGAAGGAGCTGGTGGACAG ACTGTGTGAGAAGGACCCCTATCAGCTTTACCAACGGTTGGAGCAGCAGGCTCGAGAGTACGTGTTAGAAATGAAGGTGCGGTTACTGAAGCACCTATCTGCTGGCTCCAAAGCCACGGGACCAACAGGGAGCGTGGATGCAGCCCAGGGTCCTCCTCAGGCCCAGCATTTCATCTCGCTCCTACTCGAGGAATACAACGCCCTGTGTCAGGCTGCTCGGactatcagcagcttcctgctcACCCTG GAGAATGAGCACCTCCAGAAGTTTCAGGTGACTTGGGAGCTGCACAACAAGCACCTTTTTGAGAGTCTGGTCTTCTCAGAACCGATTCTACACAGCACCCTCTCTGCACAGCTGAA ACATGGAACGGCATCCCACGATtcctacaataaaaacacatataagACCCTGTTGGAGAGCTACCAGCAGCTGCATCAGGAGATGGCTTCTGTGGCCGCTGAGTGGCTGGAATGTGAGAAGAGGATAGACGATTACGTACATGAACAG CTGCTTTTTAAAGTGGACACTCAAACGCTCCCCAACCATAGAACAGAGCCACACAAATCCTTGATTAGCAAAAAT AAAAAGCAACAGATACTGAAGGAGGACTGGGAGTTCTTTAAGCAGAGAAGGTTTTTAGAGGAACAG CCCCCTAACAGTAAGAAATCCCCATCTGGAGATAACTCCTTCACAGACACAATGAGGATGCTCTCATCACGCCTGAATATTCCAGACTGTCCAAACTGCAACTACAGACGGAG GTGCACATGTGATGACTGTAGCCTCTCACATATTCTGACTTGTGGCATCATGGACTCGCCCATAGCTGAGGACCTCCACATAAAGCTTCCCTTGCAAGGAGAAGCCCCCCGGGACTATCTAGCAGAAGTTCACCCCCCAAGCCTCTCCTCAGGCAGCTCAGTATCAGGCTCTAACTCCAGTTCTCCCATCACCATTCAGCAGCATCCAAGGCTCATTCTGCCTGACGGGGATACCAACACTTT TATCAGTGATGATGACGAAGTGCCTCCGTTGTCTAGTAAGTTTGGGGATATATACCCTATGAGCGCCTATGAGAATAGCAACGTGGTGAGTGCAGCTGTCAACGGGCTCCACAACAACCTCAATGGAGAAGGAGAAAGTGTGTCACTGCAGGCCGGG TCTCCTCGCGTTACCAGCAGCAGTAGTTCATCAGAGGGTGACGAGGAGGAAGCTAATGGCGACGCGGGCGGGGAACCCCCAGGGCAGCAAAAAGTGCTTTCCTCAGGAAATACTAACAGCCCTCCACCCTCCTACAACCATCAACAG GCAGAACAGATCCCGCATGCCTGTGAATGCCACGTGTGCAACAAGGACCCGAGCGCCTCCAGTCTGCCCTCCAGCAAGCTTCACACCACCCCACCTCCCACCATTGGACACCAGTTCTTCACAGACAGCAAGGCTCCCTCCACACACCCCGCTCTCCATCTGTACCCTCACATCCACGGTCACCTTCCTTTACACAACTTCTCACGGCCCCTGCTGCACCCCACACTCTACCCACCAAGCCCCCCTCTCACTCACAACAAG cCTCTGCCTCCAAATCCAACATCAAACCACTCTCCAGCCAAACAGTCGGGTTTCAACCCATCGTTACCAGAGCATGTTTACCAGAACTGCTTTGGGAATCAAGGCGGATCAGGGGACTGGAACAACTCCCTGCAGTGTCTCTCACTCAAGTTCGAGAATTTGTTGGATGCTGCAATGATGAAGAGCTGGAATCCATCTGTGCTACTGCCTGAATCCTTACCCG TTATTCCCACAGGCGACATGCTTGGACCCCCCATTGCAGACGTGCCCCTTCCTCCCACATCATCTCTCTGCTCCCAAGGGGAATACCCCTCCTTACCCACTCCCATCCCCACGTGCCCATCGTCATCAATGTCATCCTCTTTGTCATCGTCATCATCGTCGTCGTGCTGCTCTTCAGAAGCCAAAGAGCAGAAGAAGAATAGCGCCAAGAAGAAGTGTCTCTACAATTTCCAGGATGCCTTCATGGAGACCAACCGTGTGGTGATGGCCACCTCCGCTTCCACCTCCTCCGTGTCCTGCACTGCTACCACTGTCCAGTCAAGTAATAACCCACCCATCCACCTTGCATCTAAAAGACCCAACTCCCTAG ATGACGTGTTTCACAGTTTAGGTAAAGATGCTCACAGACAACCTCCCCCCAGCATCCCTCGAAACGTTTCTGCAGGACTTTCCTCCCTTCCTCCACTCTCTGGCCCAGTGCTGCCTCCAGCCTCCCCAGCACACCTCTCTACAATGGGCTCCCTGCCCTTCCCACAGATGGCCACTCCGCCCCCAGACTTTGTGGAATCCCATCAGGGTCTGTGCCTCCCACCTGCTGAACCTCCAGCCTCATCTGTGGATGCTCCCGTCAGTGCCCCTCCCAGCATCTGCAG CGATCCTGACTGTGAAGGCCATCGGTGTGAAGGGAACGGGGCGTACGAGCATCAACCATACGATGTGGAGGACAGTCAGGATGAGGACAGCTGTTCTGAGCACagctcctccacctccacctccaccaatCAGAAAGAAGGAAAGTACTGTGACTGCTGCTACTGTGAATTCTTCGGTCATGGTGGG CCTCCGGCTGCTCCCACAAGTAGGAACTATGCAGAGATGCGGGAAAAGCTGCGCTTACGTCTGACGAAACGGAAGGAGGAACAGCCAAAGCGTGAGGAGCAGCCGCCGGTGATGGAGAGAGATACGGGGGTGGAGGACCACAGGCGGGTGGAGGACCTCTTACAATACATCAACAGCGCCAACAGCAAACCCGCTTCCAGTTCAAGGGCAGCAAAACGAGCCCGACATAAACAGAAGAAG ATGGAGGAGAAGGCACGTCTGGAGGCGGAAGCCCGGGAACGAGAGGAGCAGCAGTTCCTGGAGGAGCAGCAAAGGCGACGACGACGGGAAGAAGAGGAGGCGGCCCTTACTGAGCTGCTTCGGCTGCAGGAGCTGCAGCAACTATGCCttaccaaaaagaaaaagaaagagaaagcgAAGGAGAACACAGCTCCACCTCAAAATAACCCACAACCCCTCAAACAGACAGCTCAGAACGTCCTAGATAATCTGCATAATGGAAAGTCCCACCTGCTTCAAACCCTCATCTGCCTCCCACAACAGAAGGAGCCCAAACTGGATCCTGCACCTCGGCCTAGTTTGCGACACATCCCAAAACACACCACTGAAAAAGCATTTCCCACCGACACCTTCTGCTCCCATGCCACGCTCCACAACTGCACCTCGACACACTCACTGGAAGTCGGGGGCAAAGTTAAACCCAAGCAGTCCAATAAGGCGGCTTTGTGTGAAGCTGCTAAGAGGAAAGCCCCCGAGTTACCCATGAGCTCTGACCTTACCGCTAAGCTAACAAACGGCACCACTGCTGTCACTGCAGTGGACACCAAAGCAACACAAAGCAGGTGTGCAGAGGCTTTAGCATCACTTCCTGCTACTGAGCTCCAGAAGGACGAATGCAACAACCACCACCGCAGTGCCAGTGGGAAaagacagcagcagcaacagcctCCGCCCCAACTCAAGGAGGACAGGCCGAGTCATGTGGGCTCAAACCCTTCCccgtctcctcctcctcctcctcctgtctcCCAGTCTGAGCAA